One stretch of Pueribacillus theae DNA includes these proteins:
- the tsaD gene encoding tRNA (adenosine(37)-N6)-threonylcarbamoyltransferase complex transferase subunit TsaD, which yields MKNNPNDEVILAIETSCDETAVAIVKNGREILANVVASQIESHKRFGGVVPEIASRHHVEQITIVLEEALHQGGVTWKEIDAVAVTEGPGLVGALLIGVNAAKALSLANGIPLVNVHHIAGHIYANRLVKEMQFPLIALVVSGGHTELIYMKEHGVYEVIGETRDDAAGEAYDKVARTLGLPYPGGPQIDRLAQIGKPEIPLPRAWLEPDSYDFSFSGLKSAVINKLHNSKQRGEHVAKEDLAASFQASVIEVLVEKTARAAGAYDAKQLLVAGGVAANKGLRQALEEKFGDSNIELVIPPLSLCTDNAAMIAAAGSIEYQKGKRADMTLNGTPGLPL from the coding sequence ATGAAAAACAATCCGAATGATGAAGTCATACTGGCGATTGAAACGAGCTGTGACGAAACAGCGGTAGCCATCGTGAAAAATGGAAGAGAAATTTTGGCAAATGTCGTCGCATCCCAAATTGAAAGCCATAAACGGTTTGGCGGTGTGGTTCCTGAAATTGCATCAAGACATCATGTAGAACAAATTACCATCGTTCTCGAAGAAGCGTTGCACCAAGGGGGCGTCACATGGAAAGAAATTGACGCTGTGGCAGTCACGGAAGGGCCCGGCCTTGTCGGTGCTTTGCTAATCGGTGTCAATGCCGCAAAAGCCCTCTCGTTGGCAAACGGCATTCCGCTCGTCAATGTGCATCATATTGCTGGCCATATTTACGCGAATCGGCTTGTAAAAGAAATGCAATTTCCGCTAATCGCCCTCGTTGTCTCGGGAGGCCATACGGAACTAATTTATATGAAGGAACATGGGGTTTATGAAGTGATTGGGGAAACGCGGGATGACGCGGCAGGGGAAGCATATGATAAAGTCGCAAGGACGCTTGGGCTGCCTTATCCGGGAGGCCCGCAAATTGATCGGCTTGCTCAAATTGGAAAGCCGGAAATTCCACTTCCAAGAGCCTGGCTTGAACCTGACAGCTATGATTTCAGTTTTAGCGGATTGAAATCAGCAGTTATTAACAAATTGCACAATTCGAAGCAGCGTGGGGAACATGTTGCAAAGGAAGATCTTGCCGCAAGTTTCCAAGCAAGCGTGATTGAAGTGCTTGTTGAAAAAACAGCGAGGGCTGCTGGAGCCTATGATGCAAAACAATTATTAGTCGCTGGCGGCGTTGCGGCAAATAAAGGGTTAAGGCAAGCGCTCGAAGAAAAATTTGGCGATTCCAACATTGAACTCGTCATTCCGCCCCTTTCGTTATGCACAGACAACGCAGCCATGATCGCGGCAGCAGGAAGTATTGAATATCAAAAAGGAAAAAGAGCGGACATGACGTTAAATGGGACGCCAGGATTGCCATTGTAG
- the rimI gene encoding ribosomal protein S18-alanine N-acetyltransferase, producing MSVIEIAEFRNMTVDDVDIVASIDKQSFPKPWSKETFINELTQNRYATYLLLLVNEKIVGYCGLWVIVDEAHITNIAVLPEYRGKKLGEELLKKTIQIAKEQGAASMTLEVRVSNKIAQNLYAKFGFQIGGVRKNYYTNNGEDAFVMWVKFNEKQSE from the coding sequence ATGAGCGTGATTGAAATTGCAGAATTTCGCAATATGACCGTTGATGATGTAGACATTGTGGCATCCATTGACAAACAGTCTTTCCCGAAACCTTGGAGCAAGGAAACGTTTATAAATGAACTTACACAAAATCGGTATGCAACGTATCTCCTGCTTCTTGTCAATGAAAAAATTGTCGGGTATTGCGGATTGTGGGTCATCGTCGATGAAGCACATATTACTAACATCGCGGTTCTTCCAGAATACCGCGGCAAAAAACTGGGGGAAGAACTGCTAAAAAAAACAATACAAATCGCAAAAGAGCAAGGCGCGGCTTCAATGACGCTAGAAGTTCGAGTCTCAAACAAAATTGCACAAAATTTGTATGCGAAATTTGGTTTTCAAATTGGAGGCGTTCGAAAGAATTATTATACGAATAATGGAGAAGACGCTTTCGTTATGTGGGTGAAATTTAATGAAAAACAATCCGAATGA
- the tsaB gene encoding tRNA (adenosine(37)-N6)-threonylcarbamoyltransferase complex dimerization subunit type 1 TsaB — protein MIGLAIDTSTNVMGVALADGQKVIAELITNEKKNHSVRLMPAIEHLLQEVDLTVKDVNTIIVSKGPGSYTGVRIGVTVAKTLAWTLNIPIVGVSSLEMLALNGRYFDGYVSPLIDARRGQIYTSLHQFKEGNPETVEKECIIQSETWGKKLKSLEKPTLFLGNDVGKHKEQLQGALNENAVFGKLAEQNPRPGELAVLGMLRKPEENVHLFTPDYVQMAEAEKKWLDARKDGNESNERD, from the coding sequence ATGATTGGATTAGCAATTGATACATCGACAAATGTGATGGGGGTTGCCCTAGCGGATGGACAAAAAGTTATCGCAGAGTTGATAACGAATGAAAAGAAAAATCACTCTGTCCGACTTATGCCTGCTATTGAACATTTGCTTCAAGAAGTTGATTTAACAGTAAAAGATGTAAATACGATCATTGTCTCAAAAGGGCCAGGTTCCTATACAGGTGTTCGAATTGGTGTGACCGTAGCAAAAACGCTTGCATGGACGTTAAACATACCAATCGTTGGTGTATCCAGCCTTGAAATGCTTGCTTTAAATGGTCGTTATTTTGATGGGTATGTTTCCCCTCTCATTGACGCAAGGAGGGGCCAAATTTATACAAGTTTGCACCAATTTAAAGAAGGCAACCCTGAGACTGTTGAAAAAGAGTGTATTATTCAGTCAGAAACATGGGGGAAAAAGTTGAAAAGCCTCGAGAAACCCACCCTATTTTTAGGCAATGATGTAGGCAAACATAAGGAACAACTGCAAGGGGCTTTAAATGAAAATGCAGTCTTTGGGAAACTGGCTGAACAGAATCCAAGGCCGGGAGAACTAGCTGTTCTTGGAATGCTGAGGAAGCCAGAAGAAAATGTGCATCTTTTTACTCCGGACTATGTTCAAATGGCTGAAGCAGAAAAAAAATGGCTGGACGCTCGAAAAGATGGGAATGAAAGCAATGAGCGTGATTGA
- the tsaE gene encoding tRNA (adenosine(37)-N6)-threonylcarbamoyltransferase complex ATPase subunit type 1 TsaE, giving the protein MNHFLLKTSSPEETEQLGEKMAGYLNPGDVLTLEGDLGAGKTTFTKGLAKGLGIKRVVNSPTFTIIKEYDGRMPLYHMDVYRLEESDEDLGFDEYFAGEGVTVVEWASFIQDMLPENYLSIRITLLNDQKRSFELIPHGKRYVQLCEELVRK; this is encoded by the coding sequence GTGAATCATTTTTTGTTAAAAACGTCTTCTCCCGAAGAGACGGAACAACTAGGTGAAAAAATGGCCGGCTATTTAAATCCGGGTGATGTTCTTACGCTCGAAGGAGATTTGGGAGCAGGCAAAACGACATTTACAAAAGGGTTGGCGAAAGGCCTTGGAATTAAAAGAGTTGTCAACAGCCCAACCTTTACGATAATTAAAGAGTATGATGGCAGAATGCCGCTTTATCATATGGACGTATATAGACTTGAAGAAAGTGATGAAGATTTAGGATTTGATGAATATTTTGCAGGCGAAGGGGTAACCGTTGTAGAATGGGCTTCTTTTATACAAGACATGCTTCCCGAGAATTATTTGTCAATAAGAATTACGTTGCTTAATGATCAGAAACGGAGCTTTGAATTAATTCCTCATGGAAAGCGGTATGTCCAACTGTGCGAGGAGCTTGTTCGAAAATGA
- the thiL gene encoding thiamine-phosphate kinase translates to MKDEFAFIQSLLPKKQYHRSLIKGIGDDAALFHHGDEYDTVVCVDTLVENIHFKRCTMLPAHIGYKALAVNLSDIAAMGGIPNYYLVSIAVPKKGWKDCEVKEIYDGMNELAERFKVDLIGGDTVSSNQELVITVTAIGTVAKGRRLFRQNSKSGDVVFVTDFLGASAAGLSLLLEHGMNYPYAKEQRELIEQHQKPNPQIKAGLLLVNMGVRAALNDISDGIASEANELAEASGKTIVLDYGKIPKHPALGSFSNKEIEDFVLYGGEDFQLIGTANKKNWDQIQSAFHEANIKITEIGYVKNGEPKVYLLKNHSPFILDKRGYNHFRKNE, encoded by the coding sequence TTGAAAGATGAATTTGCTTTTATCCAGTCGTTACTTCCTAAAAAACAATATCATCGCTCGCTAATTAAAGGTATTGGTGATGATGCTGCATTGTTTCATCATGGTGATGAATATGATACGGTTGTTTGTGTTGATACACTCGTTGAAAATATCCATTTCAAACGATGCACAATGTTGCCGGCTCATATTGGCTATAAAGCGCTCGCTGTAAATTTAAGTGATATCGCGGCAATGGGAGGCATTCCTAATTATTACCTTGTTTCCATTGCAGTTCCAAAGAAAGGTTGGAAAGATTGTGAAGTCAAAGAAATTTATGATGGAATGAATGAACTTGCTGAAAGGTTTAAAGTTGATTTAATTGGTGGAGATACTGTATCGTCGAATCAAGAGCTGGTTATTACAGTTACAGCAATTGGAACAGTAGCAAAAGGACGCCGGCTATTTAGACAGAATTCAAAGAGTGGCGATGTTGTTTTTGTTACAGATTTTCTTGGAGCATCAGCAGCTGGCCTTTCGCTATTGCTTGAACATGGGATGAATTATCCGTATGCTAAAGAGCAGAGAGAGTTAATTGAACAACACCAAAAGCCGAACCCGCAAATTAAAGCTGGTCTCCTTTTGGTTAATATGGGTGTTAGGGCAGCGTTAAATGATATAAGCGATGGGATCGCAAGTGAAGCAAATGAATTAGCTGAAGCCAGCGGCAAAACAATCGTTCTTGACTATGGCAAAATCCCGAAACACCCAGCTTTAGGCAGCTTTTCAAATAAAGAAATTGAAGACTTTGTCCTCTATGGTGGTGAAGACTTTCAATTAATTGGAACGGCCAATAAAAAAAATTGGGATCAAATTCAGAGCGCCTTTCATGAAGCAAACATTAAAATAACCGAAATTGGGTATGTAAAGAACGGGGAACCAAAAGTGTATTTATTAAAAAATCATTCTCCATTCATTCTTGATAAGCGAGGTTACAACCATTTTAGAAAAAACGAGTAG